The following proteins are co-located in the Ketogulonicigenium robustum genome:
- the purB gene encoding adenylosuccinate lyase translates to MIPRYSRPEMVAIWSPETKFKIWYEIEAYACDAQAELGVIPKANAEAVWRAKDVAFDVARIDEIEAVTKHDVIAFLTHLAEHIGAEDARFVHQGMTSSDVLDTTLNVQLVRAADILLADMDKVLVALKRRAFEHKDTVRIGRSHGIHAEPTTMGLTFARFYAEMDRNRARLQAARAEVATGAISGAVGTFANIDPYIEEHVCKMLGLTPEPISTQVIPRDRHAMFFATLGVIASSIENVAIEIRHMQRTEVLEAEEFFSPGQKGSSAMPHKRNPVLTENLTGLARLVRMSVTPALENVALWHERDISHSSVERAIGPDTTITLDFALNRLAGVIEKLVIYPENMLKNMNKFKGLVMSQRVLLALTQAGVSREDSYRLVQRNAMKVWEHGADFKTELLNDPEVTAALTPAEIEEKFDLGYHTKHVDTIFRRVFGET, encoded by the coding sequence ATGATCCCGCGCTATTCCCGCCCCGAAATGGTTGCTATTTGGTCGCCCGAGACCAAATTCAAAATCTGGTACGAGATCGAGGCCTATGCCTGCGACGCGCAGGCCGAGTTGGGGGTGATCCCGAAGGCCAATGCCGAGGCTGTCTGGCGCGCCAAGGATGTCGCTTTCGACGTCGCCCGCATTGACGAGATCGAGGCTGTCACCAAGCACGACGTCATCGCCTTCCTGACCCACTTGGCCGAACATATCGGCGCCGAAGACGCCCGCTTTGTTCACCAAGGCATGACCAGCAGCGACGTGCTGGACACCACGTTGAACGTGCAATTGGTACGCGCCGCCGACATTTTGTTGGCTGATATGGACAAAGTGCTGGTCGCGCTCAAGCGCCGCGCCTTTGAACACAAAGACACCGTCCGCATCGGCCGCAGCCACGGCATCCATGCCGAGCCGACCACGATGGGCCTGACCTTCGCCCGCTTCTACGCCGAGATGGACCGTAACCGCGCCCGCCTGCAAGCCGCGCGGGCGGAAGTTGCAACTGGCGCAATTTCGGGCGCAGTCGGCACCTTTGCCAACATCGACCCCTATATCGAAGAACATGTCTGCAAAATGCTGGGCCTGACGCCAGAGCCGATTAGCACCCAAGTCATCCCGCGCGACCGCCATGCGATGTTCTTCGCCACGCTGGGCGTCATCGCCAGCAGCATCGAAAACGTCGCGATCGAGATTCGCCACATGCAGCGCACCGAGGTGCTGGAGGCCGAGGAGTTCTTCAGCCCTGGCCAAAAGGGCAGCTCGGCCATGCCACACAAACGCAACCCCGTGCTGACCGAAAACCTGACCGGCCTTGCGCGCCTTGTGCGCATGTCGGTCACGCCCGCGTTGGAAAACGTCGCCCTTTGGCACGAACGTGACATCAGCCACTCCTCGGTCGAGCGGGCGATTGGACCCGACACGACCATCACGCTGGATTTCGCGCTGAACCGCTTGGCCGGCGTCATCGAAAAGCTGGTGATCTACCCCGAGAACATGCTGAAAAACATGAACAAGTTCAAAGGTCTTGTCATGTCGCAGCGCGTATTGCTGGCGCTGACGCAGGCCGGTGTCTCGCGCGAGGATTCGTACCGCCTGGTCCAACGCAACGCGATGAAGGTTTGGGAACACGGCGCGGACTTCAAAACCGAACTGCTAAACGACCCCGAAGTCACCGCCGCGCTGACACCTGCCGAAATCGAGGAAAAATTCGACCTCGGTTACCATACCAAACACGTCGACACGATTTTCCGGCGCGTTTTCGGCGAAACGTAA
- a CDS encoding flagellar motor switch protein FliG, whose protein sequence is MQHIDHYSRASKAAIVVQALLREGQTPPLARLPEDVQVRLTHEISNLRLVDRATVNAVVSEFIDELEGLGLAAPTDMEGTLAAVAQHLSPGAAARLRSEAAARVGSDPWAQIRTMKSDELAAPLTRESIEIAAVILSRLPVNRAAEALSLIPGDRARRVALAFSRANHVSPLALHRIGQAIVRDYCAVEAPAFDRPPDQRVGAILNASTQRTRDSVLKGLGEDDPAFADQVRKAIFTYAHIPARLHPTDVPKILRKIDPPDLALVIAAADADTPEAQTTAYLLANIPQRLADSLREEAAALDAPRKSEVEKAMGIIVSTLREAADQGEISLMRKGDEDEDA, encoded by the coding sequence GTGCAACACATCGACCACTATTCCCGCGCCAGTAAAGCAGCCATCGTTGTGCAGGCCCTACTGCGCGAGGGGCAGACGCCCCCCCTCGCCCGCCTGCCCGAAGATGTGCAGGTGCGATTGACCCACGAAATCAGTAACTTGCGGCTGGTCGATCGTGCGACCGTCAATGCTGTTGTCAGCGAATTCATCGACGAGTTGGAAGGGCTGGGGCTGGCTGCGCCGACCGATATGGAAGGCACGCTTGCCGCCGTGGCCCAGCACCTCAGCCCCGGTGCCGCAGCCCGCCTGCGGTCCGAGGCTGCGGCCCGCGTTGGCAGCGACCCTTGGGCTCAGATCCGCACCATGAAGTCGGACGAATTGGCCGCCCCCCTCACCCGCGAGAGCATCGAGATCGCCGCCGTTATCCTGTCGCGCCTGCCCGTCAACCGCGCGGCCGAGGCGCTATCGCTAATCCCGGGGGATCGGGCGCGGCGCGTGGCCTTGGCCTTTTCGCGCGCGAACCATGTCAGCCCCTTGGCGCTGCACCGCATCGGACAAGCCATCGTGCGCGACTATTGCGCGGTCGAAGCCCCTGCATTTGACCGGCCGCCTGACCAGCGCGTCGGGGCGATTCTGAACGCCAGCACCCAGCGCACACGCGATAGCGTGCTGAAGGGGCTGGGCGAGGACGATCCGGCCTTTGCCGATCAGGTCCGCAAGGCGATCTTTACCTACGCGCACATCCCTGCGCGCCTGCACCCGACCGACGTGCCCAAGATTTTGCGTAAGATTGACCCGCCAGATCTGGCGTTGGTCATCGCCGCAGCCGATGCCGATACACCAGAGGCGCAAACAACCGCCTATTTGCTGGCCAACATCCCCCAGCGCTTGGCGGATTCCCTCCGCGAGGAAGCTGCTGCGCTGGATGCCCCGCGCAAGTCCGAGGTCGAAAAAGCCATGGGAATCATCGTCTCGACACTGCGCGAGGCGGCGGATCAGGGCGAGATCAGCCTAATGCGGAAGGGCGACGAGGATGAGGACGCCTGA
- a CDS encoding lysophospholipid acyltransferase family protein has translation MAKTQSSDVPEGTFADLATDRTLRALLALARALPYARRVAMMGWITRHIIGPLAGYRKRALVNLAMIYPEMPPERRREIADTVLDNMGRTLIENYSSGALDKQLQSTQITGEGLAALAEAKAAGRPVLFLTAHFSNYEVPRHILHRMGYTIGGIYRPMRNPYFNSHYVQTMEGVSGPVFPQGRRGTMGFVRHLRAGGMATLLFDVHDLNGTQISFLGQPALTSLSAAEMALKFDALLIPYFATRTPDGLNFTAVLEAPIPHSDPVTMMTMATKRLEARIAATPGQWFWVHRRWKAPKSA, from the coding sequence ATGGCCAAGACCCAATCATCCGATGTGCCCGAAGGTACTTTTGCCGACCTAGCGACAGACCGGACGTTGCGTGCGCTGTTGGCGCTGGCCCGCGCGCTGCCCTATGCGCGGCGCGTGGCGATGATGGGGTGGATTACGCGGCATATCATTGGCCCTTTGGCAGGTTACCGCAAGCGGGCGCTGGTCAATCTGGCGATGATTTACCCCGAAATGCCGCCCGAACGCCGCCGCGAGATTGCCGATACGGTGCTGGACAATATGGGCCGCACCCTAATCGAGAACTACTCCAGTGGCGCGTTGGACAAGCAACTGCAAAGCACCCAGATCACCGGCGAGGGGCTGGCTGCACTGGCCGAGGCAAAGGCTGCAGGGCGGCCCGTGCTGTTCCTGACAGCGCATTTTTCGAATTACGAAGTACCGCGCCATATCTTGCATCGGATGGGCTACACGATTGGCGGCATCTATCGCCCCATGCGGAACCCGTATTTCAACAGCCACTATGTCCAAACGATGGAAGGTGTGTCCGGCCCCGTCTTTCCGCAGGGACGCCGTGGCACGATGGGCTTCGTGCGCCACCTGCGCGCGGGCGGCATGGCGACACTACTGTTCGACGTACATGACCTGAATGGGACGCAGATTTCTTTTTTGGGTCAACCCGCGCTGACATCGCTGTCGGCGGCGGAAATGGCGCTGAAATTCGATGCACTGCTGATTCCTTACTTCGCGACGCGCACTCCCGATGGGTTGAACTTCACCGCCGTGCTGGAAGCCCCCATCCCCCACAGCGACCCCGTCACGATGATGACGATGGCGACCAAACGGCTGGAGGCGCGAATTGCTGCGACCCCCGGGCAATGGTTCTGGGTTCACCGCCGCTGGAAGGCGCCTAAAAGCGCATAA
- the scpB gene encoding SMC-Scp complex subunit ScpB, whose protein sequence is MAEISSAERMVEAILFAARKPLNARQLAARLPEGVDIAGALATLQARYTGHGVTLTRVGEAWAFRTAADLSHLMREEVEEMRKLSRAGIETLAIIAYHQPVTRAEIEEIRGVSVNKGTLDQLIELEWVRVGRRRMTPGRPVTYIVTEAFLDQFGLETARDLPDLKEMRAAGLLESRLPPIVTNKADETILEEE, encoded by the coding sequence ATGGCTGAGATTTCTAGCGCCGAACGCATGGTCGAGGCGATCTTGTTTGCCGCGCGCAAGCCCCTGAACGCCCGCCAACTGGCCGCCCGCCTGCCGGAAGGCGTCGATATTGCGGGCGCGCTGGCGACGCTGCAGGCGCGCTATACCGGCCATGGCGTAACCCTGACGCGCGTGGGCGAGGCGTGGGCCTTTCGCACCGCTGCCGACCTGTCGCATCTGATGCGCGAAGAGGTCGAGGAGATGCGCAAACTCTCGCGCGCGGGGATCGAAACGCTGGCCATCATCGCCTATCACCAGCCCGTCACCCGCGCCGAGATCGAAGAGATCCGCGGCGTTTCGGTGAACAAAGGCACGCTCGATCAACTGATCGAGCTGGAATGGGTGCGTGTTGGCCGCCGTCGCATGACACCGGGTCGCCCCGTCACCTATATCGTGACCGAGGCGTTTTTGGACCAATTCGGCTTGGAAACCGCGCGTGATCTGCCGGATTTGAAGGAAATGCGCGCGGCGGGATTGCTGGAAAGCCGCTTGCCGCCTATCGTCACGAACAAGGCAGACGAAACCATCCTCGAGGAGGAGTGA
- a CDS encoding segregation and condensation protein A encodes MSDGQPFGGAPVSDLDLRLQAEALIVDVGGFEGPLDLLLTLSRTQKVDLRQVSILALAEQYLAFIAAAKELRLELAADYLVMAAWLAFLKSRLLLPADPKAEGPSGEELAAHLAFQLERLSAIREAAAKLMARDQLGRERFVRGDPGQIQRNRTVKWYATLTDLMQAYARLRTREEFRPFALEREAVMTMDQALERMRKLIGFTGDWTEISGYLPADWRETPEKWRSSTAATFAAALQLVKEGRAELRQDSSFAPIEIRKRGAHG; translated from the coding sequence ATGTCTGACGGACAACCGTTCGGGGGCGCGCCGGTCAGCGATCTGGACCTGCGTCTTCAGGCTGAGGCGCTGATCGTAGACGTCGGCGGGTTTGAAGGGCCGCTTGACTTGTTGCTGACGCTGTCGCGCACCCAAAAGGTTGACCTGCGGCAGGTGTCGATTTTGGCGCTGGCCGAACAATATCTGGCCTTTATTGCCGCAGCCAAGGAATTGCGGTTGGAACTGGCTGCCGACTATCTGGTGATGGCGGCGTGGCTTGCCTTCTTGAAGTCTCGCCTGCTGTTGCCCGCCGACCCGAAGGCCGAAGGGCCATCGGGCGAGGAACTGGCCGCGCATCTGGCCTTCCAGCTGGAACGCCTTTCAGCCATACGCGAGGCCGCCGCCAAGCTGATGGCGCGCGATCAGTTGGGGCGCGAACGTTTTGTGCGCGGCGACCCTGGCCAGATCCAACGCAACCGCACGGTTAAATGGTATGCCACGCTCACCGACTTGATGCAGGCCTATGCCCGCCTGCGCACCCGCGAGGAATTCCGCCCCTTTGCGTTGGAACGCGAAGCCGTAATGACGATGGATCAAGCTCTCGAGCGGATGCGCAAGCTGATCGGCTTTACCGGCGATTGGACCGAGATCAGCGGCTATCTGCCGGCAGATTGGCGCGAAACGCCAGAAAAATGGCGTTCTTCGACGGCGGCAACCTTTGCCGCAGCGCTGCAACTGGTAAAGGAGGGGCGGGCCGAGCTGCGCCAAGATAGCAGCTTCGCCCCGATCGAAATTCGTAAACGAGGGGCCCATGGCTGA
- a CDS encoding glycoside hydrolase family 3 N-terminal domain-containing protein, with translation MPHSAVIFGCAGPKLSQAEADFFRAAQPWGFILFGRNVESPEQLRRLTGDLRAAVGWNAPILIDQEGGRVQRLRPPHWRAFLPALEQMERASDALRAQWLRNRLIAADLAAVGIDVNCAPLADLVEPETHESLRGRLYGETVAGVVAAANAAADGLLAGGVLPVLKHIPGYGRANVDSHLHLPTVTAPLDELLARDFAPFIELRDMAMGMTAHVVYTAIDPELPATVSPAMIALIRQTIGFDGLLMSDDVSMNALSGTIAQRAAATVAAGVDLALHCNGDMVEMEAVAGAVPRVTVAAVARAARALGQRRTPDAADLDALWDELQGLINV, from the coding sequence ATGCCCCATTCCGCTGTTATTTTTGGCTGTGCAGGCCCCAAACTGTCACAGGCCGAGGCCGATTTCTTCCGCGCGGCGCAGCCGTGGGGGTTCATTTTGTTTGGCCGCAACGTCGAATCGCCCGAACAGCTGCGCCGCCTGACCGGCGATCTGCGCGCTGCCGTTGGGTGGAACGCGCCGATTCTGATCGACCAAGAAGGTGGCCGGGTCCAGCGCTTGCGCCCGCCCCATTGGCGCGCCTTCCTGCCCGCGCTTGAACAAATGGAACGCGCCAGCGACGCGCTGCGCGCGCAGTGGCTGCGCAACCGCCTGATCGCCGCTGACCTTGCTGCCGTCGGCATCGATGTGAACTGCGCCCCGCTGGCCGATCTGGTCGAGCCCGAGACCCACGAATCCCTGCGCGGTCGCCTTTATGGCGAAACTGTTGCGGGCGTTGTCGCGGCGGCCAATGCGGCGGCGGACGGCCTGTTGGCGGGCGGCGTGCTGCCAGTGCTGAAACACATTCCGGGCTATGGCCGCGCCAATGTCGACAGCCACCTGCACCTGCCCACCGTGACCGCGCCGCTGGATGAATTGCTGGCCCGCGATTTCGCGCCCTTCATCGAATTGCGCGATATGGCGATGGGCATGACTGCGCACGTCGTCTATACGGCTATCGACCCAGAATTGCCCGCCACCGTGTCGCCGGCGATGATTGCGCTGATCCGGCAAACCATCGGCTTCGATGGGCTGCTGATGAGCGATGACGTCTCGATGAATGCGCTGTCGGGGACGATTGCGCAGCGCGCTGCCGCCACCGTCGCGGCGGGTGTCGATCTGGCGCTGCATTGCAATGGCGATATGGTCGAGATGGAGGCCGTGGCCGGCGCCGTTCCCCGTGTCACCGTTGCCGCCGTCGCGCGCGCCGCACGTGCGCTGGGGCAGCGACGCACCCCCGACGCGGCCGATCTGGATGCGCTGTGGGATGAACTGCAAGGCCTGATCAATGTCTGA
- a CDS encoding SPOR domain-containing protein, producing MASITEGETRRDPPPPQRGRRKAALQMIWLCISLGTMVAVGLWGYRLLLREAAGTPMVHASSGPVRTAPTAPGGSLAQNIGLSVNAVLARNPDAASESDVVILAPQSAGLTREDLSQQSRYMSGAGALPNGMPDEVLSAGDVLQIAGDDAPVDSIDDLLAQLINPPVVEGATAQAAPPAAQGSGQGSGPAVMRPQPRPRSAVYAAAAATPVAPAPQTIASDVAAGTPLVQLGAFPSTQGATAEWERLSRNFTDFLRGKTPVIQQATNGGNVIYRLRASGFADLDDARRFCALMVAANGACIPVQAS from the coding sequence ATGGCATCCATCACCGAGGGTGAAACCCGCCGTGATCCCCCGCCGCCGCAACGCGGGCGGCGCAAAGCGGCGTTGCAGATGATCTGGCTATGTATCTCGTTGGGGACGATGGTCGCCGTGGGCCTGTGGGGCTATCGCCTTTTATTGCGCGAGGCTGCCGGAACGCCCATGGTCCACGCCAGCAGCGGGCCGGTGCGTACAGCGCCCACAGCACCCGGCGGGTCGCTGGCGCAAAACATCGGGCTGTCGGTGAATGCCGTTTTGGCGCGTAACCCCGATGCTGCCTCGGAAAGTGACGTGGTGATTTTGGCGCCGCAATCCGCCGGCCTTACGCGGGAAGATCTGTCGCAGCAGTCGCGCTACATGTCGGGCGCGGGTGCGCTGCCCAACGGAATGCCTGACGAGGTTTTGTCCGCGGGCGATGTTCTGCAGATCGCCGGTGACGATGCGCCGGTCGATTCGATTGACGATCTGCTGGCACAGCTGATCAACCCCCCCGTGGTTGAGGGGGCAACCGCACAAGCTGCGCCGCCCGCCGCCCAAGGGTCTGGTCAAGGATCTGGCCCTGCTGTCATGCGCCCGCAGCCCCGCCCGCGCAGCGCCGTTTATGCTGCCGCCGCTGCAACGCCCGTCGCCCCCGCCCCGCAAACCATCGCGTCCGATGTAGCTGCGGGCACCCCCTTGGTGCAGCTTGGGGCCTTCCCCTCGACCCAAGGGGCCACCGCCGAATGGGAGCGCCTCAGCCGCAACTTCACCGATTTTCTGCGGGGAAAAACGCCCGTCATCCAACAGGCGACCAATGGCGGCAACGTGATCTATCGCTTGCGCGCATCTGGCTTTGCCGATCTGGATGATGCACGCCGCTTCTGTGCGCTGATGGTTGCGGCGAACGGCGCTTGCATTCCCGTGCAGGCCAGCTAA
- the argS gene encoding arginine--tRNA ligase: MNLFTQMRALVIACLDQLVTEGVIPAGLATDNVTVEPPRDAGHGDMATNAAMVLAKPAGVQPRVIADALAAKLVQDPRVEKAEVAGPGFLNLRLAADVWQEVLRAVLSDAGFGRSTLGQGQRVNVEYVSANPTGPMHVGHTRGAVFGDALASLLSYAGYDVTREYYINDGGAQVDVLARSAFERYREANGLTPDIREGLYPGDYLIEVGQALKDKYGDSLLDQPESVWLLDVREFATQQMMDMIRADLALLNVKMDVFSSEKALYGTGKIESAIAKLEAQGLIYEGVLEPPKGKLPEDWEPREQTLFRSTLHGDDVDRPIKKSDGQWTYFAPDIAYHYDKVERGFDLLIDVFGADHGGYVKRMKAAVSALSGGKVPLDVKLIQLVKLFKNGEPFKMSKRAGTFVTLRDVVEQAGADVTRFVMLTRKNDAPLDFDFDKVLEQSKDNPVFYVQYAHARVHSVLRRARDAGLDVSDAALIGADLSRLGHEAELKVMRQLAEWPRLIEIAARGNEPHRIAFYLYELASDFHALWNRGNDDTSLRFLQEGDAETSQAKIALIRAVAVVISAGLGILGVTPAEELR; the protein is encoded by the coding sequence ATGAACCTGTTTACCCAGATGCGGGCGCTTGTGATTGCCTGCCTTGACCAGCTTGTAACGGAAGGTGTGATCCCGGCGGGATTGGCGACCGATAATGTCACGGTCGAACCCCCGCGAGACGCCGGCCACGGCGACATGGCCACGAATGCCGCAATGGTTCTGGCCAAACCCGCAGGTGTCCAGCCGCGCGTGATCGCCGATGCGCTGGCCGCAAAGCTGGTGCAAGATCCGCGTGTCGAAAAGGCCGAAGTCGCGGGCCCTGGGTTCTTGAACCTGCGTCTGGCCGCCGATGTGTGGCAAGAGGTACTGCGCGCCGTACTGTCGGATGCGGGCTTTGGTCGCTCGACGCTGGGGCAAGGGCAGCGGGTGAACGTTGAATACGTCTCTGCCAACCCGACGGGGCCGATGCACGTGGGCCACACACGCGGCGCGGTGTTCGGCGATGCGCTGGCATCGCTGCTGTCCTACGCTGGCTATGATGTCACGCGCGAATACTACATCAACGATGGCGGCGCGCAGGTCGACGTGCTGGCGCGATCTGCGTTTGAACGCTACCGCGAGGCGAACGGCCTGACCCCCGACATCCGCGAGGGGCTCTACCCCGGCGATTACCTGATTGAGGTCGGACAGGCGCTGAAAGACAAGTATGGCGACAGCCTGCTGGACCAGCCCGAATCCGTCTGGCTGCTGGACGTGCGCGAATTCGCCACGCAGCAGATGATGGATATGATCCGCGCCGATCTGGCGCTGCTGAATGTGAAAATGGACGTCTTTTCCTCGGAAAAGGCGCTGTATGGCACGGGCAAGATCGAATCGGCCATCGCCAAGCTGGAAGCCCAAGGGCTGATCTATGAAGGCGTGCTGGAGCCGCCGAAAGGCAAGTTGCCCGAGGATTGGGAGCCGCGCGAGCAAACGCTGTTCCGTTCGACCCTGCATGGCGACGACGTTGATCGCCCCATCAAGAAGTCGGACGGGCAATGGACGTATTTTGCGCCCGACATCGCCTACCACTACGACAAAGTCGAGCGCGGCTTTGACCTGCTGATCGACGTGTTCGGCGCCGACCATGGCGGCTATGTCAAACGCATGAAGGCGGCTGTTTCGGCGCTGTCGGGGGGCAAGGTGCCGCTGGACGTCAAGCTGATCCAGCTGGTCAAGCTGTTCAAAAACGGCGAGCCCTTTAAGATGTCGAAGCGCGCGGGCACATTTGTCACGCTGCGCGATGTGGTCGAACAAGCTGGGGCGGACGTCACCCGCTTCGTCATGCTGACCCGCAAGAACGACGCGCCGCTGGATTTCGACTTCGACAAAGTGCTCGAGCAATCCAAGGACAACCCCGTTTTCTACGTGCAATACGCCCATGCCCGCGTGCATTCGGTGCTGCGCCGCGCGCGCGATGCGGGGTTGGATGTGTCGGATGCCGCGCTGATCGGCGCCGATCTGTCGCGCCTCGGGCACGAGGCCGAGCTGAAGGTCATGCGCCAGTTGGCCGAATGGCCCCGCCTGATCGAAATCGCCGCCCGCGGGAACGAGCCGCACCGGATTGCCTTCTATCTGTATGAATTGGCATCGGATTTCCACGCCCTGTGGAACCGTGGCAACGACGATACCTCGCTGCGCTTCTTGCAAGAGGGGGACGCCGAAACGTCACAGGCGAAAATCGCCCTCATCCGCGCCGTGGCTGTTGTGATTTCTGCGGGTCTTGGTATCCTCGGGGTCACGCCGGCCGAGGAATTGCGCTGA
- a CDS encoding DEAD/DEAH box helicase, producing the protein MTEFSDLNLDPKVLQAVAEAGYTTPTPIQAGAIPEALAGRDVLGIAQTGTGKTASFTLPMIQLLSQGRARARMPRSLVLCPTRELAAQVAENFDMYAKYTKLTKALLIGGVSFKDQEAMIDRGVDVLIATPGRLLDHFERGKLLLTGVQIMVVDEADRMLDMGFIPDIERIFQLTPFTRQTLFFSATMAPEIERITNTFLSAPARIEVARAATTNQNITQGVVLFKGSNKEREPSEKRAVLRALIDGEGEALTNAIIFCNRKLDVDVVAKSLKKYGYNAEPLHGDLDQSQRMRTLDGFRDGSVKFLVASDVAARGLDIPSVSHVFNFDVPSHAEDYVHRIGRTGRAGRKGSTLMICVPRDEKNLAAIETLVQQEIPRVENPLKDMPAVPKSRSERNAKRADAPATTAAEGKSSEGKQVERSRRRKPRREEAVAAPQADAPQDVAQAAPKTADTTAHDDRRTREDRAPREERAPREERRPREDRRNRDDRHDALGNGGWGDDMPDFIRYSFAERRKKA; encoded by the coding sequence ATGACCGAATTTTCCGATCTGAACCTCGACCCGAAGGTTCTGCAGGCCGTTGCCGAAGCAGGCTACACCACACCGACCCCGATCCAAGCGGGCGCGATCCCCGAGGCGCTGGCCGGGCGCGACGTGCTGGGCATCGCCCAGACCGGCACCGGCAAAACCGCCAGCTTCACGCTGCCGATGATCCAACTGCTGTCGCAAGGCCGCGCCCGCGCGCGCATGCCGCGCAGCTTGGTGCTGTGCCCCACGCGCGAGCTGGCCGCCCAAGTTGCCGAAAACTTCGACATGTATGCGAAGTATACCAAGCTGACCAAAGCCCTGCTGATCGGTGGCGTTTCCTTTAAAGACCAAGAGGCGATGATCGACCGCGGTGTCGACGTGCTGATCGCCACCCCCGGTCGTCTGCTGGACCATTTCGAACGCGGCAAACTGCTGCTGACCGGCGTGCAGATCATGGTCGTGGACGAAGCCGACCGCATGCTGGACATGGGGTTCATCCCCGATATCGAGCGTATCTTCCAGCTGACGCCATTTACCCGCCAGACGCTGTTCTTCAGCGCAACCATGGCCCCCGAGATCGAGCGGATCACCAACACCTTCCTCTCCGCCCCCGCGCGAATAGAGGTGGCCCGCGCTGCCACGACCAACCAGAACATCACCCAAGGCGTCGTTCTGTTCAAAGGCAGCAACAAAGAGCGCGAGCCGTCGGAAAAACGCGCCGTCCTGCGCGCGCTGATCGACGGCGAGGGCGAGGCGCTGACCAATGCCATCATCTTCTGCAACCGCAAGCTTGATGTCGATGTCGTCGCGAAATCGCTGAAGAAATACGGCTACAATGCCGAGCCGCTGCATGGCGATCTAGACCAATCGCAGCGGATGCGCACACTGGACGGCTTCCGCGACGGGTCGGTGAAGTTCCTCGTCGCCTCTGATGTTGCGGCGCGCGGGCTCGATATTCCGTCGGTCAGCCACGTGTTCAACTTCGATGTGCCCAGCCATGCCGAAGACTACGTCCACCGTATCGGCCGCACGGGCCGCGCAGGTCGCAAGGGTTCGACGCTGATGATCTGCGTGCCGCGCGACGAAAAGAATCTGGCCGCTATCGAAACGCTAGTCCAGCAAGAGATCCCGCGTGTCGAGAACCCGCTGAAAGACATGCCCGCCGTGCCTAAATCGCGAAGCGAGCGGAACGCCAAGCGCGCCGACGCCCCCGCGACCACGGCGGCAGAGGGCAAGAGCAGCGAAGGTAAGCAAGTCGAGCGTTCGCGCCGCCGCAAGCCCCGTCGCGAGGAGGCCGTCGCCGCCCCGCAGGCTGACGCCCCGCAAGATGTAGCGCAAGCCGCACCCAAGACTGCCGATACGACGGCGCACGATGACCGCCGCACCCGCGAAGACCGTGCCCCGCGTGAAGAGCGTGCCCCTCGCGAGGAACGTCGCCCACGCGAAGACCGCCGCAACCGCGACGATCGCCACGACGCACTAGGCAACGGGGGCTGGGGTGATGACATGCCGGACTTCATCCGCTATAGTTTTGCCGAGCGACGCAAAAAGGCTTAA